The following are encoded together in the Paraburkholderia sp. BL10I2N1 genome:
- a CDS encoding LysR family transcriptional regulator, whose product MAFDERMLNGMGVLTAIVDSGSFVAAGEALDMSQSGVSRSVARLEARLGIRLFDRTTRSVTLTDEGRRFYEQILPLLSGLEEAAASAAEGRTAVRGRLRVNVDMFFSRIFLGPRLGAFVEAYPDLQLDVVTRDHLGDMVADGFDLAVRFGEPRASTLIARKLLDTRVITVASPAYIKRSGRPLAPTDLEREPHVCLDFREPETGRAYPWEFHRGRKKIVIKARSRLMVNDVGTMYAQCLGGHGIAQILSPGAEQWLTSGKLVDLFPDWPDERFPLYALYPSRHHPPAKVRAFFDFVVQLTGSPVRDSES is encoded by the coding sequence ATGGCTTTCGACGAACGCATGTTGAACGGAATGGGTGTATTGACGGCGATCGTCGACAGCGGCAGTTTCGTCGCGGCCGGAGAAGCGCTGGACATGTCGCAGTCAGGCGTAAGCCGGTCTGTTGCCCGGCTCGAAGCGCGGCTCGGCATCCGGCTTTTCGACCGGACCACGCGGTCGGTCACCCTCACCGACGAAGGCCGGCGCTTCTATGAGCAGATCCTGCCGCTACTGAGCGGCCTTGAAGAAGCGGCTGCGTCGGCAGCGGAAGGCCGCACTGCCGTACGCGGACGGCTTCGCGTCAATGTCGATATGTTCTTCTCGCGCATCTTTCTCGGGCCGCGTCTCGGCGCATTCGTGGAGGCTTATCCCGATCTTCAGCTCGATGTCGTCACACGCGATCACCTCGGCGACATGGTGGCGGATGGCTTCGATCTGGCCGTGCGTTTCGGCGAGCCGCGCGCCTCGACGCTGATCGCACGCAAGCTGCTCGACACACGCGTCATCACCGTCGCTTCACCCGCGTACATCAAGCGATCTGGACGCCCGCTCGCACCCACGGACCTCGAACGCGAGCCGCACGTGTGCCTCGATTTCCGCGAACCGGAGACGGGACGTGCCTATCCGTGGGAATTTCATCGGGGAAGGAAGAAGATCGTCATCAAGGCGCGCAGCCGCCTGATGGTCAATGACGTCGGCACGATGTACGCACAGTGTCTCGGTGGCCATGGCATCGCACAGATTCTCTCCCCTGGAGCCGAACAATGGCTCACGAGCGGCAAGCTGGTCGACCTCTTTCCCGACTGGCCCGACGAACGGTTTCCTCTCTACGCGCTCTACCCGTCGCGGCATCATCCGCCCGCCAAGGTCCGCGCTTTCTTCGATTTCGTCGTGCAGCTGACCGGCAGCCCTGTGCGCGATAGCGAGTCTTGA
- a CDS encoding DUF305 domain-containing protein: MHPIVSIVVACAMSGPLGQAAFAAGSHAASPDEAAYLSENDRAMTKMMDDMSIKPTGDIDKDFVAMMEPHHQGAIDMAKAELRYGHNEQLRRIAQEIIVEQQQEIVAMRVALGQPLPPAAPAPDQPSAAHPASQAAPSMSGHGMNSMHMNMNPPKESQ; the protein is encoded by the coding sequence ATGCACCCGATAGTCAGCATCGTGGTTGCGTGTGCTATGTCGGGCCCGCTCGGCCAGGCCGCGTTTGCAGCCGGATCGCATGCGGCGAGCCCTGACGAAGCGGCCTATCTATCGGAGAACGACCGCGCGATGACGAAGATGATGGATGACATGTCCATCAAGCCGACCGGTGACATCGACAAGGACTTCGTCGCGATGATGGAGCCGCATCACCAGGGCGCCATCGACATGGCGAAGGCCGAACTGCGTTACGGACACAACGAACAGCTGCGCCGCATCGCGCAGGAAATCATCGTCGAACAGCAACAGGAAATCGTCGCGATGCGCGTGGCGCTGGGTCAACCGTTGCCACCGGCCGCACCTGCACCCGATCAGCCGTCTGCGGCACACCCTGCGTCTCAAGCCGCACCTTCGATGTCCGGTCATGGCATGAACAGCATGCACATGAACATGAACCCGCCCAAGGAGTCCCAATGA
- a CDS encoding beta-propeller fold lactonase family protein, with amino-acid sequence MKHMSTLATMLSITAMAVAQFAWAGQAPGASSDPDVPMSHHDRVYAAEQFSNTVSVTDPADNRLVGVIRLGDPSPGNFSPLYRGQVLVHGMGFSPDHRTLAVVSIGSNSVTFIDTQTNAVKHTTYVGRSPHEAFFTPDGSEVWVTVRGENYLSVIDGKTFEEKTRIIVPAGPGMQIFSPDGKYGYVCSSFNPEVDVISVADHQIVGKVKQASPFCPNIAATPDGKQVWFTLKDVGKTQVFDARPPFALLKTIDTGPITNHVNIVRNAKGMFAYVTVGGSNMVKVFRTDDYSQVAAIPVGSLPHGIWPSGDGSRVYVGLENADALTAIDTLTNKVVATVPIGQAPQAVAYVPNAVPEGDGTQNLQPLGVAGQAAHLVFVPAGAAKAGSTTNAPANAPTSVTLFDQGLLQVLQASVTGLEPKQPYVLGLTDAPDGSGNVEPLANFMTNPAGSAIVNAIGQIRQVVTTGDAAAKDQRRYLVIAPSVAGKPGAPVQVQAQ; translated from the coding sequence ATGAAACACATGTCTACTCTCGCCACGATGCTGTCGATTACAGCGATGGCCGTCGCGCAGTTCGCATGGGCCGGCCAGGCGCCGGGCGCATCGTCCGATCCCGACGTGCCGATGAGTCACCACGATCGCGTCTACGCAGCCGAGCAGTTTTCGAACACGGTGTCGGTGACCGATCCGGCCGACAACAGGCTCGTCGGTGTCATTCGTCTTGGCGATCCGTCGCCGGGCAACTTCAGCCCGCTCTATCGCGGCCAGGTGCTCGTGCACGGCATGGGCTTTTCACCGGATCACCGCACGCTTGCAGTGGTGTCGATCGGCTCGAACTCGGTGACGTTCATCGATACGCAGACCAACGCCGTCAAACATACGACGTATGTAGGCCGTTCGCCGCACGAGGCCTTCTTCACGCCTGACGGCAGCGAAGTGTGGGTGACCGTGCGTGGCGAAAACTACCTATCGGTGATCGACGGCAAGACCTTCGAGGAGAAGACGCGCATCATCGTGCCGGCCGGTCCGGGCATGCAGATATTCTCGCCTGACGGCAAGTACGGTTACGTGTGTTCGTCGTTCAATCCGGAAGTCGACGTGATTTCCGTGGCTGACCATCAGATCGTCGGCAAGGTGAAGCAGGCGAGTCCTTTCTGCCCGAACATTGCCGCGACGCCGGATGGCAAGCAGGTGTGGTTCACGCTCAAGGATGTCGGCAAGACGCAGGTTTTCGACGCCCGCCCGCCGTTCGCGTTGCTCAAGACAATCGACACCGGTCCGATCACGAATCACGTGAACATCGTGCGCAACGCCAAAGGCATGTTCGCGTATGTGACGGTAGGTGGTTCGAACATGGTGAAGGTATTCCGCACCGATGACTACTCGCAGGTCGCGGCCATTCCGGTCGGCAGTCTGCCGCACGGTATCTGGCCATCGGGCGATGGCAGCCGCGTCTACGTGGGCCTCGAGAACGCCGATGCATTGACCGCGATCGACACGCTGACCAACAAGGTCGTCGCGACGGTGCCGATCGGTCAGGCGCCGCAGGCGGTCGCCTATGTGCCGAACGCCGTGCCCGAAGGCGACGGGACGCAGAACCTGCAGCCGCTTGGCGTGGCAGGGCAGGCCGCGCATCTGGTGTTCGTGCCTGCCGGTGCGGCGAAAGCCGGCAGCACGACGAATGCCCCGGCAAATGCCCCGACGAGCGTGACGCTTTTCGATCAGGGGCTGCTGCAGGTGCTGCAGGCGTCGGTGACCGGCCTCGAGCCCAAACAGCCCTACGTGCTGGGTCTCACCGATGCGCCGGATGGCAGCGGCAACGTCGAGCCGCTGGCGAACTTCATGACGAACCCGGCGGGCTCGGCCATCGTCAACGCGATTGGACAGATCCGCCAGGTGGTGACGACGGGCGATGCAGCGGCGAAGGACCAGCGCCGCTATCTGGTGATTGCGCCGTCAGTGGCAGGCAAGCCGGGTGCGCCGGTTCAGGTTCAGGCGCAGTAG
- a CDS encoding MFS transporter — protein MTARLPDPSHVRWLPYIVAATFFMEYLDTTVVATALPQMARSFGVGPNSLSLGMTAYMLALAIFIPVSGWVADRCGSRTVFFGAIVVFTLASVLCGVSQNEVEFTAARVLQGVGGAMMVPVGRLIVVRSTEKSRLMQAISTITWPAIVAPVVGPPIGGFITTYASWRWIFLLNVPVGIAVLAVVAALVPNLRGTDRRPLDVVGLVLSGATLTSTLYGAELASQPGTKPWGALGFVAAGLVFGFIAFRHARHHPHPLIDVSTLKVPTFSVTVVTGSLTRIGIGAVPYLMPLLFQIGFGLSAFKSGLLLLASALGNLGMKALTTRILRRFGFRMVSIVDVAVAGVFIIACGLLTPAAPLALVLIVVFVYGVARSMQFSLLATLAYADVPQPQMNAASTLWSAAAQMTIGLGIAFGAVSLRLGALVHGEEAGRPFTLDDFRLAFLFAGLLTFVSVLGYMRMAHDAGQSVGGGARRQNAS, from the coding sequence ATGACCGCGCGCCTGCCGGATCCCTCGCACGTTCGCTGGTTGCCGTATATCGTCGCGGCGACCTTCTTCATGGAGTATCTCGACACCACTGTCGTCGCGACGGCGCTGCCGCAGATGGCTCGCTCGTTCGGTGTCGGCCCGAACAGCCTCAGCCTCGGGATGACGGCCTACATGCTGGCGCTCGCGATCTTCATTCCGGTGAGCGGCTGGGTTGCCGACCGCTGCGGATCGCGCACGGTGTTCTTCGGCGCAATCGTCGTGTTCACGTTGGCGTCGGTGCTATGCGGCGTGTCGCAAAACGAGGTGGAGTTCACGGCGGCTCGCGTGTTGCAGGGCGTCGGCGGCGCGATGATGGTGCCCGTCGGCCGCCTGATCGTCGTGCGCAGCACGGAGAAAAGCCGCCTGATGCAGGCCATCTCCACCATCACGTGGCCGGCGATCGTCGCGCCTGTGGTTGGACCGCCGATCGGCGGCTTCATCACGACATACGCCTCGTGGCGCTGGATCTTTCTGCTGAATGTGCCAGTCGGCATTGCGGTGCTGGCAGTGGTTGCGGCGCTCGTGCCCAATCTGCGTGGCACTGACCGGCGTCCGCTTGATGTCGTCGGCCTCGTGCTGAGCGGCGCCACGCTGACCTCGACTCTTTACGGCGCCGAACTGGCCAGCCAGCCGGGCACGAAGCCGTGGGGCGCGTTGGGCTTCGTGGCCGCAGGTCTTGTCTTCGGGTTCATTGCGTTTCGACACGCGAGGCACCATCCGCATCCGCTCATCGACGTGTCGACACTGAAAGTCCCGACGTTCTCCGTCACCGTGGTGACGGGCTCGCTAACGCGCATCGGGATCGGCGCGGTGCCCTACCTGATGCCGCTGTTGTTCCAGATCGGCTTCGGGCTCTCCGCGTTCAAGTCCGGCCTGTTGCTGCTCGCGAGCGCGCTCGGCAATCTCGGGATGAAAGCGCTCACCACGCGCATCCTGCGGCGCTTCGGCTTCAGGATGGTCTCGATCGTCGACGTCGCCGTGGCCGGCGTCTTTATCATCGCCTGCGGGCTGTTGACGCCCGCCGCGCCGCTCGCGCTCGTGCTGATCGTCGTGTTTGTCTATGGCGTCGCGCGCTCCATGCAGTTTTCGTTGCTCGCCACGCTCGCCTATGCCGACGTGCCGCAGCCGCAGATGAATGCGGCGAGCACGCTCTGGAGCGCGGCCGCTCAGATGACCATCGGCCTCGGCATCGCCTTTGGCGCGGTGTCGCTGCGGTTGGGCGCCCTGGTCCACGGCGAGGAAGCAGGACGCCCCTTCACACTCGACGACTTCCGGCTGGCCTTCCTGTTTGCCGGCCTGCTGACCTTCGTTTCCGTTCTGGGCTACATGCGCATGGCACATGATGCGGGCCAGAGCGTCGGAGGCGGAGCACGCCGGCAGAACGCTTCCTGA